A stretch of the Aphis gossypii isolate Hap1 chromosome 2, ASM2018417v2, whole genome shotgun sequence genome encodes the following:
- the LOC126549780 gene encoding uncharacterized protein LOC126549780 — translation MTILPETYIGSPRHMHEYAQDAMSYVRHHGTADLFITFTCNPQWIEINQELFSGQSPIDRHDITARVFRQKLKSLMDFIVKHNVFGETRCWMYSVEWQKRGLPHAHILIWLVENIRPNEVDAVISAEIPNVQVDPGLHEVVIKNMIHGPCGTLNQNSPCMMYGKCSKRYPRTLISETITGNDGYPLYRRRSTADNGKSTIVKLNQQDIEIDNRWIVPYSPILSKTFKAHINFEFCHPVKSIKYICKYVTKGSDMAVIGIGAENSNDEVTQYQMGRYVSSNEAVWRIFSFPIHERHPSVVHLAVHLENGQRVYFTAQNAVQRAAQPPSTTLTSFFETCQNDDFAQTLLYSEMPKYYTWNQSSRRFIRRKQGKPVPGYTDVYSTDAIGRIYSVHPSNDECFYLRLLLVNVHGPTSFQQLRTVDGELCVSYREACQRLQLLENDAHWDQTLNDAVISSHAHQIRTLFSIIISTCFPSNPIDLWIKYKDYMCDDILYQIQNRMGNPNIQISEEIYNEALISIEDMCLIMSNKLLIQLGLTAPNRPMHDAFNQELHRERLYDLNALKELIQTNLPL, via the coding sequence ATGACTATTCTTCCAGAAACATACATCGGAAGCCCTCGGCATATGCACGAATATGCTCAAGATGCCATGTCGTATGTTCGTCATCATGGTACAGCAGATTTGTTCATCACATTTACATGCAATCCGCAATGGATAGAAATCAATCAGGAGTTATTCTCTGGGCAATCACCCATTGATCGTCATGATATTACAGCCAGAGTCTTTAGACAAAAGTTGAAATCTTTAATGGATTTCATCGTAAAACATAATGTGTTTGGTGAGACACGCTGCTGGATGTATTCTGTGGAGTGGCAGAAACGAGGATTGCCACATGCACACATTTTGATTTGGttggttgaaaatataagGCCAAATGAAGTTGATGCAGTGATATCAGCTGAAATCCCTAATGTACAAGTAGATCCTGGATTGCATGAGGTAGTTATCAAAAACATGATACATGGTCCCTGTGGAActcttaatcaaaattcacCGTGTATGATGTATGGTAAATGTTCAAAACGATATCCACGGACATTAATATCGGAAACAATTACTGGTAATGACGGTTATCCATTGTATCGTCGCAGATCGACAGCAGACAATGGAAAATCAACAAttgtcaaattaaatcaacaagaTATTGAAATAGATAATCGTTGGATTGTTCCATATTCACCCATTTTATCAAAGACATTCAAAGCACACATCAACTTTGAATTTTGCCATCCAgtgaaatctattaaatacatttgcaaaTATGTAACCAAAGGGAGTGATATGGCTGTGATTGGAATTGGTGCAGAGAATTCAAATGATGAAGTTACCCAATACCAAATGGGCCGCTATGTCAGTAGTAATGAAGCAGTTTGgcgaatattttcttttcctaTTCATGAGAGACACCCTTCTGTTGTTCACTTAGCTGTGCATTTAGAAAATGGACAAAGAGTGTATTTTACAGCACAGAACGCAGTACAAAGAGCTGCTCAGCCACCATCTACTACATTAACCAGTTTTTTTGAGACATGCCAAAACGATGATTTCGCACAAACATTGCTATATTCTGAaatgccaaaatattatacctggaATCAATCCTCAAGGAGATTTATACGACGGAAACAAGGAAAACCAGTTCCAGGATATACAGATGTATATTCCACCGATGCGATTGGCCGGATTTATTCAGTACATCCAAGCAATgatgaatgtttttacttaCGACTGCTATTAGTCAATGTACATGGCCCAACATCATTCCAACAGTTACGAACTGTTGATGGTGAATTGTGTGTATCCTACAGAGAAGCCTGTCAACGTTTGCAATTGCTTGAAAATGACGCTCATTGGGATCAAACTCTCAATGATGCTGTAATATCATCACACGCTCATCAAATACGAacattgttttctataataatatctacatgCTTCCCATCAAACCCAATTGATTTGTGGATCAAGTACAAAGATTATATGTgtgatgatattttgtatcaaatacaGAATAGAATGGGAAATCCAAATATACAAATCAGTGAAGAAATTTACAATGAAGCATTGATTTCAATTGAGGACATGTGCTTGATAATGTCAAACAaactattaattcaattaggcCTGACCGCGCCCAATCGTCCAATGCATGACGCTTTTAACCAAGAGTTGCATCGAGAAAGACTGTATGATCTCAACGCTTTGAAAgaattaattcaaacaaatcTTCCACTGTAA
- the LOC114128425 gene encoding zinc finger MYM-type protein 1-like translates to MSDDSSTSTTSTSTSSTCHPNTELDITPSPTILSVSTPLELEKGNHAGDARNLISIDIAKYGYDDWNNVHSGLTSHENSSEHIQSSSTFLNRSKLKNRIDKGLQLQIQNEMNYWRNVLQRVVAVVKKLGSRGLPFRGKNEQFGSNKNGNFMMCLELIAEFDPFMSNHLATYGNPGRGKTSYLSSTICEEFISLIAKKVLNVIIDEVNRCKYFSIVVDSTPDISHVDELSFVIRYVKREIQEDTPADIERFLKFIPNVGHKAIDMLNAVTGTLEEFGLNLQK, encoded by the exons ATGAGTGATg actcATCTACTTCAACTACAAGTACTTCAACGAGTTCAACTTGTCATCCTAATACTGAATTAGATATTACGCCTAGCCCTACCATTTTGTCCGTTTCAACACCTTTAGAGCTAGAGAAAGGAAACCACGCAGGTGATGCTAGAAATCTGATTTCAATAGATATAGCTAAAT ATGGATATGATGATTGGAATAATGTACACAGCGGCCTAACTTCCCATGAAAATTCCTCAGAGCATATTCAAAGCTCTAGCACTTTTTTAAACAGAAGTAAGTTGAAAAATCGAATAGATAAAGGGCTCCAActacaaattcaaaatgaaatgaaTTATTGGCGAAATGTGCTTCAGCGAGTTGTAGCGGTAGTAAAAAAACTTGGTAGTCGAGGATTACCATTTAGAGGGAAGAATGAGCAATTTGGGTCAAATAAGAATGGGAATTTTATGATGTGCTTGGAGCTTATTGCGGAATTCGATCCTTTTATGTCTAATCATTTAGCTACTTATGGAAATCCGGGTCGGGGTAAAACATCCTATCTGTCTTCTACAATTTGTGAAGAGTTTATTTCTTTGATTgcgaaaaaagtattaaatgtgATTATTGACGAAGTAAATCGTTGTAAGTATTTTTCCATTGTTGTTGACTCAACGCCCGATATCAGTCACGTGGATGAATTGTCGTTTGTAATCAGATATGTAAAACGAGAAATTCAAGAAGATACACCAGCTGACATTgaacgatttttaaaatttatacccAATGTTGGACATAAGGCAATAGACATGCTAAATGCAGTTACAGGTACACTCGAAGAATTTGGTTTGAATTTACAGAAATAA
- the LOC126549782 gene encoding zinc finger MYM-type protein 1-like, which yields MEPSKKKRTLHSYFSKQNNAVSTNVSIKEKYLDDPIPCIESDDCVGIKKTDQSQIFCSVADTKDIELSNLPKFGLTNLNLVKSSTPNQTITDPADPVYPISSNRYEKMERIKKDPFQPHAIIFPRRKLGASEINFHDNWYSQFNWLEYSPCLDAAFCFPCRCFASEISSKRGHADKAYTKTGFRGWNIATTKFKAHQITSIHISSVNILSEYLKANPIDGILVKEKQLEISRQEEQRIANRTIMKRLIDIIITLTKGGRASRGHNEKNDSFEKGLFLEIVHLLSRYDPVIKNHLENGARNTTYISNRIQNGMLNSIENIMLLLIISNVQSKPVSIISDDTTDMGHHEQMSIVVRYFDDDTFNPVERFVGLQRLKLVDSQSIFNELSMVLKNLKIQWRDVVSVCFDGASTMSGCISGVQAKCKEVNSSIMYVHCYAHCLNLILVDACTSRKENRIVFDFFGVVQLTYSFIEGSAIRHAVLERISADINASLKSMKSSSTTRWACRSEAVSALKHNYSAILLALEEIVDRAKQPDVRA from the exons ATGGAACCtagtaaaaagaaaagaaCTTTACATTCATACTTTTCTAAACAG AATAATGCGGTTTCCACAAATGTAAGtatcaaagaaaaatacttGGATGACCCTATTCCATGTATTGAAAGTGATGACTGTGTGGGGATTAAAAAAACTGACCag AGTCAAATTTTCTGTAGTGTAGCTGACACAAAAGATATTGAACTTTCCAACCTACCTAAATTTGGTTTAACCAACCTAAATTTAGTTAAGTCTTCTACACCAAATCAG ACTATTACTGATCCTGCAGATCCGGTCTATCCTATAAGTTCCAATCGATATGAAAAAAtggaaagaataaaaaaagaccCATTTCAGCCACATGCCATAATATTTCCTCGAAGAAAATTGGGTGCTtcagaaataaattttcatgatAATTGGTATAGTCAATTTAATTGGTTGGAATACAGTCCATGCTTGGATGCTGCATTTTGCTTCCCATGTCGATGTTTTGCTAGTGAAATTTCTTCAAAAAGGGGTCATGCTGATAAAGCATATACAAAAACTGGATTTAGAGGCTGGAATATTGCTACCACAAAGTTTAAAGCACATCAAATAACGTCTATTCATATTAGTagcgtaaatatattatctgaatATCTTAAAGCAAACCCAATTGATGGAATACtagtaaaagaaaaacaattagaaATAAGTCGTCAAGAAGAACAAAGAATTGCTAATCGAACTATTATGAAGAGActcattgatataataattactttaacgAAAGGTGGTCGAGCTAGTAGAGgacataatgaaaaaaatgacagTTTTGAAAAAGGATTGTTTTTAGAAATAGTACATCTTCTTTCTAGATATGATCCTGTTATTAAGAATCATTTAGAAAACGGAGCAAGGAATACAACTTATATAAGTAATCGCATTCAAAATGGCATGTTAAATAGTATTGAGAACATTATGctccttttaataatatcaaatgttCAAAGTAAACCAGTATCTATTATTTCTGATGACACCACAGATATGGGTCATCATGAACAAATGTCAATTGTTGTTCGTTACTTTGATGATGACACATTTAACCCTGTTGAAAGGTTTGTTGGACTTCAAAGATTGAAGCTTGTTGATTCACAGTCAATTTTTAATGAGCTATCAATggtactaaaaaatttaaaaattcagtgGAGAGATGTTGTTTCAGTGTGTTTTGATGGGGCTTCTACCATGTCCGGTTGTATTTCAGGGGTACAAGCTAAGTGTAAAGAAGTAAATTCGAGTATAATGTACGTACACTGTTATGCACATTGTCTTAATTTAATTCTTGTTGATGCTTGTACATCTAGAAAAGAAAATAgaattgtatttgatttttttggagTAGTACAGTTAACTTATTCATTTATTGAAGGAAGTGCTATACGCCATGCAGTTTTGGAACGAATATCAGCTGATATCAATGCATCGTTAAAGTCAATGAAATCTTCATCTACAACAAGATGGGCCTGTCGCTCTGAGGCAGTGTCagctttaaaacataattattcggCTATTTTATTAGCACTTGAAGAAATAGTAGATAGAGCAAAACAACCTGATGTTAGAGCTTAA
- the LOC126549781 gene encoding ATP-dependent DNA helicase PIF1-like, whose amino-acid sequence MQSNETPTCNVSKNSAMAKVLQQCKLIVWDEYTMAYKKSLEALDRTLKDLRSNNNRFGGAMILLAGDFRQTLPVIPRSTPADELNACLKSSSLWKHVKVLHLSKNIRVELQNDQSGNIFSKQLIDIGNGKFPIDMLTGCINFPQSFCQLTRSKDELIQKVFPDVSQNYRNHDWLSERAILAAKNIDVNELNFKIQEQITGELRIYKSVDSATNQDDVVNYPPEFLNSLDLPGLPPHNLQLKVGSVVIMLRNINQPRLCNGTRLAIKKLLNNVIEATILKGKYKGEDVLIPRIPMIPTDVPFEFKRLQFPVRLAFAMIINKSQGQSLSVCGINLENPCFSHGQLYVACSRVGKPSDLFIYAPGNQTKNIVYHKAVQ is encoded by the coding sequence ATGCAAAGCAATGAAACTCCAACCTGCAACGTTTCGAAGAACTCTGCAATGGCAAAGGTTTTGCAGCAATGTAAATTGATTGTTTGGGATGAATACACGATGgcatataaaaaatctttggAGGCTTTGGACAGAACCTTAAAAGATCTACGGAGCAATAATAATCGATTTGGTGGtgcaatgattttattagcaGGAGATTTTCGTCAAACATTGCCGGTGATTCCACGATCAACGCCAGCTGATGAACTCAATGCATGTCTAAAGTCCTCCAGTTTGTGGAAACATGTCAAAGTACTTCATTTAAGCAAGAATATACGTGTCGAGTTGCAAAATGACCAATCTGGAAACATATTCTCTAAACAACTCATTGACATTGGTAATGGCAAATTTCCTATAGACATGTTGACTGGCTGCATTAACTTTCCTCAAAGTTTTTGTCAGTTAACTCGATCAAAAGATGAACTTATTCAGAAGGTGTTTCCAGATGTTTCTCAAAATTACAGAAACCATGATTGGTTGAGCGAACGAGCTATACTGGCTGCAAAAAACATAgatgtaaatgaattaaatttcaaaattcaagaaCAAATTACAGGCGAATTGAGGATATATAAATCAGTTGATTCGGCTACTAATCAAGATGATGTAGTCAACTATCCACCGGAATTTTTAAACTCGCTGGATTTGCCAGGATTGCCACCTCACAATCTTCAATTAAAGGTTGGATCGGTGGTTATAATGTTGCGAAATATCAACCAACCGCGTCTTTGCAACGGTACACGGttagcgataaaaaaattactaaacaatGTGATAGAAGCAACTATACTCAAAGGAAAGTATAAAGGAGAAGATGTTCTCATACCGCGCATCCCAATGATTCCGACTGATGTGCCATTTGAGTTTAAACGACTACAGTTTCCAGTGCGTCTTGCTTTTGCTATGATTATAAACAAGTCCCAGGGGCAATCATTAAGTGTTTGTGGTATTAACCTAGAAAACCCATGTTTCTCACATGGTCAATTGTATGTTGCCTGTTCCCGTGTTGGAAAACCATCAGATTTGTTTATCTATGCGCCAggtaatcaaacaaaaaacatcGTATACCACAAAGCagtacaatga
- the LOC126549779 gene encoding uncharacterized protein LOC126549779 yields the protein MGYTNYVKENLPARMCVKMTAALALLPHHLIERGFENIKTYAQDHQVQLRRFFTYFASNYQCIVIGSMNSVCSHCKALKYKNEANGLCCANGKVKLIPLDPPPEPLYSLVSGIGTDSIHFLTNIQQYNNCFQMTSFGATNVVRENFMPTFKIQGQIYHRAGSLLPVSDSDNKFLQIYFMGNSPQEIDLRCAHNNLVKWSIVEQLQTLFHQHNQLIILFKTALDLMPSDNHKILIRADKNTCRSTYKTF from the exons atggGCTACACTAACTATGTGAAAGAAAACTTACCAGCTAGAATGTGTGTGAAAATGACCGCGGCATTGGCGTTATTGCCACACCATTTAATTGAAAGAggttttgaaaacattaagACTTATGCTCAAGATCACCAAGTACAATTGCGTAGATTCTTCACATATTTTGCCAG TAACTAccaatgtattgttattggtTCTATGAACTCGGTTTGCTCACACTGTAaggcattaaaatacaaaaacgaagCCAATGGATTGTGTTGCGCAAATGGTAAAGTGAAATTGATACCATTGGATCCACCACCAGAACCATTGTACTCATTGGTTTCAGGAATAGGAACAGATTCTATACACTTTTTGACAAATAtccaacaatataacaattgctTTCAAATGACTTCATTTGGGGCAACAAATGTAGTTCGGGAAAATTTTATGCCAACTTtcaag atacAAGGGCAAATATATCACAGAGCAGGTTCACTGTTACCAGTGTCAGATAGCGACAACAAATTcctgcaaatttattttatgggcaATTCACCACAAGAAATTGATCTGCGTTGTGCacataacaatttagtaaAGTGGTCTATTGTAGAACAATTACAAACTTTATTTCATCAACACaatcaattgattatattgtttaaaactgcCCTGGATCTGATGCCATCCGATAAtcacaaaattttaatcagaGCTGATAAAAACACCTGCAGGTCAACATACAAGACGTTTTAA
- the LOC126549783 gene encoding uncharacterized protein LOC126549783, with translation MKQKLKPNQKVVKRATGTRWSSRYNACSSFKNSWEEFMETLNDIENNNSEKHINRRKAAGLKNNLSTFESVFMAVFWTSLLERFNKTSTVLQSTSANLEHVVDLYKSLIDYVSEIRSDEIFQQFIDEAKKIRKEEYELDKKRRLTRPLLCDELDECSSRANEVVFGGKDKLKIVYFAVLDQLRKQLEMRHSGYENIYDKFKFLINIDNKSIDTDDIVQGANKLQQFYETDIDETTFTQECIHFKTYMQNATEKKQQHQSLFTFFRNQNLEELFPNVSIALRIYSCMAVTNCSAERSFSCLKRTKTYLRSTIGENRLNSLALICIESELVSTIDFQDLIETFANLKSRTKIF, from the coding sequence ATGAAACAGAAATTGAAACCAAATCAAAAGGTAGTAAAAAGAGCTACTGGAACTAGGTGGTCTAGTCGTTATAATGCATGTTCTTCTTTCAAAAATAGCTGGGAAGAATTTATGGAAACATTGAatgatatagaaaataataattctgaaaAACACATAAACCGTAGAAAAGCTGCAggtttaaaaaacaacttgAGTACATTTGAGTCGGTCTTTATGGCCGTATTTTGGACTTCTTTGTTGGAACGATTCAATAAAACAAGCACAGTTTTACAATCAACATCAGCTAACTTAGAACATGTTGTTGATCTATACAAATCTTTAATTGATTATGTGAGTGAAATAAGATCTGATGAAATATTCCAACAATTCATTGATGaagcaaaaaaaattagaaaagaaGAATATGAATTGGACAAAAAACGTCGTCTTACGCGACCCCTTTTATGCGACGAACTAGACGAATGTAGTTCTAGAGCAAATGAAGTAGTTTTTGGTGGTaaagacaaattaaaaatcgtttattttgCCGTATTGGATCAACTCAGAAAACAACTGGAAATGAGACATTCTgggtatgaaaatatttacgataaattcaaatttttgatcAACATAGACAATAAGTCAATTGATACCGATGATATTGTCCAAGGAGCCAACAAACTCCAACAGTTTTATGAAACAGACATTGACGAAACCACATTTACTCAAGAATGCATACATTTCAAAACTTATATGCAAAATgcaacagaaaaaaaacaacaacatcaaagtttgtttacattttttaggaATCAAAATTTAGAAGAACTATTTCCGAATGTAAGCATCGCTTTGAGAATATATTCCTGTATGGCGGTTACTAATTGTTCAGCAGAAAGATCGTTTTCGTGTCTCAAAAGAACGAAAACGTATTTAAGATCTACAATTGGCGAAAATCGATTAAATAGTTTGGCTCTCATTTGCATCGAATCTGAATTAGTGTCTACAATTGATTTTCAAGACCTAATCGAAACATTCGCTAACCTAAAAAGccgaacaaaaatattttaa